The Terriglobus roseus region GCACCGGCGGCCTGCGTAGCGGATTGATCGAGATCAACCTCGTTCTCGGCATCGTAAAGATCGCACTGCTCATCCTCGCCGTGGTCTTCTCAGCCTGCCCGCTCCCATTCCAGACCGAACTAACAGACCAGTTCCTCTTCTACTGGAACTGCGGTGTCACCGTCTGGTACTTCATCGCGTCGGACTACTTCCACGTAGCGCGCCTCGCAGGTTACCTCCAGCTCATCCGCCCGCAATCCACTCAGATTTCCGAGTAACATTCCCGACATTCCACGCATCACAGCTTCCGTTACGTTTTGCGGAGGAATTACGGCTATGTCCTTTGGACTTTACGTCTTCGGCTACATCGTTATCATCATCGGCGCAGCCTATCTGCTGCACCTGGCGCACGTTCCGCAGCATTGGATCGCCGGTCTGGTCATCGTCCTTCTCGGCGCAGGCATCGTTACCGGTGTCGCAAACACCCGCCAGAAGGACAAATCCGAATAGCGAACTCCCGGCGAAGATTCACAGGCACGTCTGTAACCCGCGGAAGTTACAATCAGCCTGTGGACAGTTCAACCATTGTCATTCTGGATTTTGGCGCGCAATACACGCAGCTCATCGCTCGTCGTGTACGCGAATTCAATGTTTTTTCCGTCGTTCTGCCTTGCACAGCTTCGCTTGAAAGCATTCGCGCGCAGAACCCCATCGGCATCATCCTTTCCGGCGGCCCCAGCTCCGTATACGACGCGGACGCGCCCAAGGCTGACCCCGCAGTCCTGAAGTTCGGCCTGCCAACCCTCGGCATCTGCTACGGCATGCAGTTCATGGCGCATCATCTCGGCGGCAAGGTAACGCCTGCAGACAAGCGCGAATACGGCGACGCTGTTGTCGACGTTAAGAAGACCAACAAGCTCTTCGCCGGTCTGCCTGCAAAGCTTGATGTCTGGATGAGCCACGGCGACAGCGTCGTCGAACTCCCCGCAGGCTTCGTCATCGCAGGCGAAACGCACAACGCCATCTCTTCCATTGCAGACGAGAAGCGCAACATGTACGCGGTGCAGTGGCACCCGGAAGTCGCACACTCCAAGCAGGGAACTGAGCTGTTGAAGAACTTCGTGCTCAACATCTGCGGCGCCAAGGCAGACTGGACACCGGCACACTTCATCACCTCCACCGTCGAAGCCATCAAGAAGCAGGTCGGCGACGGACACGCCATCTGCGCGCTCTCCGGCGGTGTCGATTCCGCTGTTGCAGCAGTGCTCGTCTCGCGCGCCATCGGCGATCGTCTCACCTGCATCTTCGTCAACAACGGCGTGCTCCGCAAAAACGAGTTCGAGCAGGTGCAGAACAACATGCGCAAGAAGCTCGGCCTCAAGGTTGTTGCGGTCGACGCATCCAAGCGATTCCTCTCGCAGCTCGGCGGCATCACCGATCCTGAGACCAAGCGCAAGATCATCGGCCGCGAATTCATCACCGTGTTCGACGACGAAGCCGCACGCATCCTCGCCGATCAGGAAAAGAACGGCGAACTGCAGCACGACGCCGCAGGCAATGAGATTGCATGGCTCGTGCAGGGCACGCTCTATCCTGACGTTATCGAATCCTCCAGCGTCAAAGGCCCGTCGCAGACCATCAAGAGCCACCACAACGTGGGCGGCCTGCCTGAGAACATGAAGCTCAAGCTCATTGAGCCTCTGCGCGACCTCTTCAAAGACGAAGTGCGCCGCGTCGGTCGCGACCTCGGCATGCCCGAGGAAGTACTCGAACGCCAGCCCTTCCCCGGCCCCGGACTCGCCGTTCGCATCGTCGGCGAAATCACACCAGAGCGCGTTGAAATCCTGCAGAACGCAGACGACATCGTAGTCAGCGAAATCAAGAAGGCAGGCCTCTACAAGCAGATCTGGCAGAGCTTCGCGGTCCTGTTACCCGTCAAGTCCGTCGGCGTCATGGGCGACCAGCGCACCTACGCTTACACCTGCGCCGTCCGCGCGGTGCACAGCGACGACGGCATGACCGCCGACTGGGTGCCGCTGCCTTACGAAGTCCTCAAGACCATCAGCAGCCGCATCGTGAACGAAGTCCGCGGCATCAACCGCGTCGTCTACGACATCACCTCAAAGCCACCCGGCACCATCGAGTGGGAGTAATACGTCGTACTGCTTAAGTGTGTGTCCCGTCCGTGACAATGTCGCGGACGGGATTTTCATTTAGCGATAGCCAGCACGCAAGAGATGTGTTTTCACTGGACTTGCCAACCCTCGACCGATAGACTCCTGACTCATTCAG contains the following coding sequences:
- the guaA gene encoding glutamine-hydrolyzing GMP synthase, with amino-acid sequence MDSSTIVILDFGAQYTQLIARRVREFNVFSVVLPCTASLESIRAQNPIGIILSGGPSSVYDADAPKADPAVLKFGLPTLGICYGMQFMAHHLGGKVTPADKREYGDAVVDVKKTNKLFAGLPAKLDVWMSHGDSVVELPAGFVIAGETHNAISSIADEKRNMYAVQWHPEVAHSKQGTELLKNFVLNICGAKADWTPAHFITSTVEAIKKQVGDGHAICALSGGVDSAVAAVLVSRAIGDRLTCIFVNNGVLRKNEFEQVQNNMRKKLGLKVVAVDASKRFLSQLGGITDPETKRKIIGREFITVFDDEAARILADQEKNGELQHDAAGNEIAWLVQGTLYPDVIESSSVKGPSQTIKSHHNVGGLPENMKLKLIEPLRDLFKDEVRRVGRDLGMPEEVLERQPFPGPGLAVRIVGEITPERVEILQNADDIVVSEIKKAGLYKQIWQSFAVLLPVKSVGVMGDQRTYAYTCAVRAVHSDDGMTADWVPLPYEVLKTISSRIVNEVRGINRVVYDITSKPPGTIEWE